Part of the Diprion similis isolate iyDipSimi1 chromosome 4, iyDipSimi1.1, whole genome shotgun sequence genome is shown below.
CTGCATGTGCATATAGACGGACCAATTTACACTCATTCATATTTTACATGCACGACTGCGCGCCAGTCAATAAACACACAGATCGTATGAGTAATTTTCTCGCTACAGGGAATCCCTTCGCCTATAATGTTGTCCCTTAGGCTGAATAAACTCGCATTGGCTAATATGCTGCCAATTTCAACCACCCAAGTGAATGCAGGAAAAGCGACAAAGAAGTTTTATAGAGGCAAAAGTCTCTACGACAGTTGGTCAGCGTTACCGTAATGCCATttctttgtttaaaattttttttttaaacaaaaaggAACTCACTACTCCATTAGCGCGGTGTAGATTATCGGACGAGATCCGATCTTGACGGTATTACCGTGACGTGTGGTTGAAAACGAGGAAGGTATTCATCTATATACAGCTTTGCAATAATATTCGACAATCtaatttgataatttgatatctctgaaatttattgtaaacATAGTATTCTTTCGCCGATGAAATTTGTCGCTGCATTGAGCGGTAGAGAAACGtcggtattatatatacctaattagTATACCGATATACATAGACAATGAGTGTGTGACGCGGTCACGTATACTTCGCGTGTTCATTAAACGTTGGATATTCCATGTGTATGTTTCTGTAATGAATGTGATTCGGATTAAGAATGGCGTTTAAAGCCTCCTCTTTCAGCGATGAATTATGCTACACTCGGTACTTGTATTACACATCGGTGTTACCGTGATCGGCCTATAATTCTTGCCCtgcaaataataaattaatactgCGCAATTATCGTCCACGGCTTAATGTGTAGACCATATGAAACGCATGCGAAAGAACgccgttaatttattttatcgacaAAGAGAGGAGGGCTACACGTTTTATACGTTTAATATGCATTTCGCTGGGAATTTCTGCAACTCATCGTACTAATTGATCATCGCTCCCCCAGcaaattttaaatatgaaaCGTGTAACTCCCTTACACATTCTACACGTCACACTGCAGTTgttattgtagaaaaaaatatacgtactCAACTATAGTATTTCATCATCGATTTGTGATtttctttgcaattttttgtcGAGACTAATTTTTCAGTTCAAATCCCTACTGGATATAAAATCAGACACGCTGTCCTTTTtcaggaattgaaaaattcaataacttCTAATATCTAACGCGAGTAATACGGTACGTGTTTACCTCTACGGCGTACCTCCATAATGTAAGCAAAATCTAAAAAGCTGTACGAAAATGTGTCTGGATGAACTAAGGAAGGGATGAAGAGttggacaaaaatttccagaAATCGACCAAGCTTGAAAATAGTTACATTATAATAACTTCaactattatatacataacaaTGAGAAATACATACACCAAATAATTTGGTCCATTTTTCTGCAGGTTGTTTTCACAAATTATTGATCATACGCGTATAATGAGATGTATTACTTGCCGATCGCTAcacttgaaatgaaattgtaaataatttatacttgCCAGTGTCCAGGCAGATGCCCATAGTCCGTTTATTGGTACGGGGTTTCCTTGTGCCGATGGAACTGCCATTTATGCACTCACATGACTGGAGATATTGCCAATCCCCACCTGTGACACCAAGCACACGTCGCCACGAATAATTGCCACGTGAATAAGTACTCGGCCCTCAAATTCACTTTTCCTCTACAATTTCGACCCTGACTTTGCGGTTGACTTTGAACTGCCGGTGAGATCGGGGAACTCATCAGATCGCGGTGTTCCGCACGATCATATAGAATATCAAACCGCAACCACTGATAGCTCTGTCAAGCTGAATTCTAATAACGCGTATAATTTATTCGCACTTTGTGCAGTAAGTCGAGGCActgatttttcagatttatatTCGTGAAATTAAATTCGAAGTTATATGCAGTTTTATACAAGCAATTCCTCGTTCAGTAGACACATTATAATTTCACagataaaataaacataatcCTGTTTTAATTTGGCaagaatttttacaacattAGTGTGTTAATACACCTCCTCAGGATTAATTTCTGCATAAAGAAAAAGTTCGATTCTAAAAATGATTCACTGTGATACAAAATCCACTTTCTAGTAACGCATAGGATACACAACACTCGACCAAAATTCTGCTGTGCAGAAAAGTTTTGatcacttattgttagcacTTCGTTGAAGAGACGATAAAATCTTTAtgcattattattgttcatttttataactttctCAGGCAATGTCAAACAAACAGAGCCTGGGGCTCGTAGTCATGTATGTTGGAAACAGGTCGATGTCCGCGAATTTATTTGAGGACTTGAGCAATCAAATGTTTATTACGAAATGTTGAATAAACACCCCAAGTTTTTACGCGATTCGAGATCACAGGTTTTTCAGACGGTCAAGGGTCACCCGGCGAAGTGGAAAGCGTGAAATTTAGTGACGGTACAACCAAAGCTAGCCTTTGCACAACGTTTGCCACGATGGTTGGTTCTACTGCGTCCGATTACTGGCTGACTCGCACTACTTGTCACCATGACGACGCGCAGGCGCAAGCTTTATTCTCCTTCTGGACACTGTAATTTGCGATTTCAGATATGCATACTCAAATTTTCCCGGATAGTTACGCACACGTACACGCCATTCTAAAATAGTGAATAAAACTCTATTGAGATCGACGAACGAATGGAGTGAGGCGTTTTACCTGAATGATATTATACGCTACATTTCTACAAAACTTTTCTCCGATATTTGTCACTTGTCCCCTCTGGTTGCCTGaataatcaatttgaaatcCCTGCGCaattaattggaaaaattaattacacattTGGCAAAATTATTATAGGAACAGAAAAAAACCTGTATAAGTCACTGATTAGAATTTGAACAAGGTTTTCATCCTTTCAGGATgaattgtttctttatttgttaCTTTTGATTTTGTCTTTTCAGTTCTAACGGCGTGCTGTGCGATCAATGACTTGGAAAAGTTATGAATAAAGGAAGAATTTCCCAATTACGCTAAATGATATTTAATTCTACGCGAGTCATTACGCGGTTCGAATGTATGTTGTCTCGGAATTGTAAATCAACGTTGCCACTTTGACTGTGTTGTGAACACTGTGCAAATTAAATAAACATGCTTCATAATTAGAACTAGAAACTTTATTAATTTACAGGCGGCTAGATGGGGCCAGGGCTAGGGGTTGAAATCGTAGTTGAGGGTCGTGGACTGACCCAATTTGCGACTGGGGCCAAGTCGTTATGCTACTtatgaattataaaataaacttgagAACTGACTACACCGAATAACCTTGTCcgctttgtattttttcaagacATCGTCGAGATATGTAAAATACGCCGGCGGTACATCAAATTCGTAGTAATTCGAAGCCGTGAAtcgtgacgagaaaaaaaacgtctcaTCCTCTAATCTTAcgtacgataataattaacttGTGGCGTTCTCGTGGATTGTCAAATTGCGTTGAGATTGTGTAATTCGATCGAAACACGTTTGATCATCCGTTATAGATGTATCGTTTTGGTTCTCAAATTGCCACTTGCACTTTTCTCGCTAGCGACATTTTCGCTCAAGTTTGTATAACAGACGTTGAAAAAGGgtaaaaaacgaacgaaagaaTTGCACTGTCCGAGAATATTGCCGTTAGCGTTACCAATTTTTTCGCATATTATTTACATGTAACGATCATTTGACTATTACGTTTGCTTCTATCGGCTATCGTATGTTCAGGGTCttatagatacatacatacgtatgtacgtgtCGTGAAGGAAAACGTACATGCCTTATTAGTTATTACATACCCGGTACTTATTGGCTATACGCGGCTCGTTAATTAATACCGCGATATTCATTACTGGTCGAGGAAAGGTCGCTAGTTGAAACTACTTTACGCAGGCCTATCAAGACCTGAGACCATTGAATGCCCCAGATCTACTTCATTGTAATAAGGCTTCCTTCTGGGCCACttgttatcatttttataatgttttgaatgaaattaagcGAATTAAATTAAAGAAGAGAAGTGGACgctaaaaatatattgaatggAGCCTATTACCAAGTCGAAACTTATTCTTAGGCTTTAAATGattcaaatgattttcagcGGTCCTACATTTACGTCTatccaaaaaaatattcagataaATCAGATCACAAGTGcacaaatttgaatgaatttcttaTATTCCTATTCAGAGCTACATTTTTACCAAGCAAATATTATTAGTTGATTTTGTTATAAAGTTGAGGGATGTGTCGAAACTCGCAATGTTTATTTTAGCGAAATGGGGATAGTTTAATTGGCTGCTATCAAGTTTCATTGCTGGGTCAGTCGAAGAAGGGTCGATGGGAGATTCGCGTCGACAAACGACGCTACGAAAATCGCCGTTCCTTATACCTTTCAATTCCACGATGGTAAAGTGCCATAGCTAGCATAGAATACGTACGTATGAAAGTGGATTTATGGACCTGTATGGCCTAGGACAgatatgtaaataatatacaaGATGGACAGCTGCTGAGTGTCCCTTGTCTGTACATGCATAATTCCAAACTACGcagttcttttttcatattccaCATCATCCTACTTCGGACCCCGACAGATGCGCAAAGgcacattatacataattcgatttaaaatatacgttcgtgaaattttccaaaactgtTCGATACACTTGAAACTGCCGTCTTGCTTGCATTTaataggaaaaaataaaatgttgaagTTGTCACAGATAATTGTTTAAAGTTTCCTGTACATCAACCGTGTGACACTTGCAAACTGGTACTTGTAAAACGGATAAACTTGACAAATGatctttttcttatcataaactcggaaaatttcatttttatagttCTCGCTAAAAATAATCTTTACAATAATGGTTTAGAAATTGTTAAAACTACAAGAAAATGTGGTACAAGTAACTACTCAGTATGAATAGTTGTCAATCGTACGTTTTCTAGTTATTCCAATATTGCATCTATTTGTTCGGTTTGccaagtaattttttcaattaaacaaGAGCTTCGCATGAATTTATTGTTGCAACAAAATCGAATTAACGCAACAGTTATAAGAGAATGCGGTACAAATGACCAAAATGAAAGAGAATATAGTAAGACTTACTAGATCTACTGTTTACAGCTGCAAAACTCACTTTCATTTTACACCcagaattatatatttttcgtttatggtgaaaaatgaaagtagtTAAGTACAGCTGTGTTCTAATcacgactagaaatttctaGTAATTAATAGCGCGTAAATGAAACACCCTTTGATCGAATGGATGTTGCaactataataaaatttgttttccaaGTGACtgtgtgaataataattgtttgttATCCTTAGGCGGTGTACACAGTTTTGTCAGTTCACGATTTAGGCAGAATTCGTGATCGCTATACGTatagtatgtacatataaatggCATATTATCGACCCATATTTCCCGGGACTAACAAGAttacgaaataatttattgcctGTGATACTAAGTTTGGTGAATCCGTAAAGATGTTTCCGCTACTCTTTGCTCATACATAAAGAATACGCGTATCGTATGTAAATGTTCATGCGCGTTTTAACTTAATACGAGACAATTACGTATCGTAGAATTatgtgataaaattaattctccCATCGTATAATCATCCCGTCTTTGAATATCTACGATgacgtatacctacctacttttttttttgtcggaaCTTACATCGCGCAAAtagtgataaataattttttaaatagtctgcgatttctgattttcaaaatcaaaaattacgtCACATTTACAAGTTTGTCAGAATATTCAgaggcttgaaaaaaaaacagccaaTTTTAGTGAGTACATGATGTTCATTGATATTCTGCGACAATTATGTATTCTGAATGACTTCGGACTTTTGATCATGATATCttatcgaaattcaaacttcaCAGAAATTTCTGACAAGTTTTCATCATATGCcgatataatttattgtcTTTGCTCTACATTTATCTGAAACCTTAATAagattcggtgaaattttcattcaactcaTTAACTGTAGAAGCGTTTAAGGTTTGATGTAACCGCGGAGAAGAATATACCTCTGTTTAGATTTTTCAGATAACTGTCACTATTCTCTTccattgtataatatacatcctAGGTAATACCGTGCTTCGATTGATGCACTATATATAAGAGGTATAAGTTGGCTGCCACAaacagtagaaaaaaagaagcagtGTAGCAATAAGAAATTCATCGCATGATCATTAGATTCATCAAGTTACTTGTAGACCGAAGAAAGAAATGCTGAGTCGgtgatatttattatacaacgaATGTGTTGGTATGGTATACCTTACAAGTATAACACTTGGTTTGATACTTTGTGCAACTTGAATATGCAAACTTGTCATACTCACCCCGCttctaattttcattccgTTATCAATCGATCACCAGTAAAGTGtttcaaaaagatagaaaatacGATTTGGAGTATTATTACAACATCAGTAATATTATCTGTACATCGTTGTTCGAATTATCAATAGTAGtatcttcatttatttttattcactatcTTCATCGATCATTCTCAAGTACTCTATTGCTCATTCATCCACAGTATATACATCACAATATcaatcgttttattttgtacTAATTTTTTACGAATCATACTATGAAAAATTGGCATGGCGTTATACATAGATATCGCACGTACGTATGTACTTTCAATTTGACTCTGGTGATAACAACACATAGAATAAACTTTATCATGCGGATAAGATATCTGATTCCACGGACTGTTAAGGAAGACTAGAAAATGCTGATCGAGCCCGCACTGAATTattcaccgattttttttattgtttctttttattataaaatatttataaaaaatgccCCTCCCACTTTTTTTCGAGTTCAGACCGGGTAGTCTGTCTTACTTCTTCGACATTCTTTCCTCCATGTATATCATCTACAAATTACAATTCGAATTATACTATCAAACAAAGCTCGTTTGTTGATGCACGGTAAACGTAGGATCTTCATTGTGATTGAATGGCACGTTGAAAATGAATCTAGGCATCGGTCTTTCCGGCATCCCTCTATTGTTATTCCTATCCTGCCTATGGCGTGGTGATTTCTGCTCAAGTGCGGATTGCGCTGTGTCGTTGCGGTCCGGCGAATTGGTTTTATGCTTCACCAAAAGTACCACGTCTTGATTCTGCCTTCGCCAACGACGCCATATTTTGTAATGGTACCTACACCCGAATCGCGTttggaattgattttcataattgtggatgatgaaaattttgttaaaaatgttGCGGAAATTGacggaaattggaaaaagcGTACACGATTAGATGAACCTCATATAATGATAAATGAGCCGGTACAAAATTACCTGATAGTAATCGTCAGCCAGATGCAGTAAGTTATGACGAGTAACGAGCACAAAATCGCTAAACCAGTTCCTTCCCAGTATCCAAGACGAGAATATGCGGATGCACCGATGGCGCATAAATATGTAGCGATAAAACACAAGGGTGTCAGTATAGCCAGACAAATTGCATCTCCGCCGATCCCTCGGGGCCCATTGACACTTTTACTTCGCCACCATTGGCAGGCTGACTGGTCATTACCCAAAACAAGTTCAACATTGGTTTCCATATTGGTTACGTAAGCGACAATTGCCGTGATTGCAATATATCGTCGTTACcaattttatcgattttaaaattatGTCTCTTAATGTTGTCTTGCTTCGCTTTTTAATAAGTGGTAAATCAATTAGGTGGTTTCTCAGCGAACACTTACAATTGCTGAATAAAGATTTGGAGGAATTAGTATTACCTCGGAGAttggtttcttcttcttttcaattgTGAATACGTATTTACAGATTTCACAACGATCGGTGTTCGATGTTGACAACCATTTCTCTAAACAGCTAGCGTGAACCAGTCCGACAGAACCGCTACACTTGCAAGGATCCACCAACTCCTCCAAGCTGTCATCTCCTCGAATGTCGAAGaaagaacaataaaataacaataagagTGTCAAAAGAATTTGTGTACAGAAGTATTGTTGAGGTGTGAGAAAACGGAAATTAAgacatatacctatgtatgtatattatgtacatactcCATATCTAATATTGATGCACAATCTTTGAGATAACACGATAAGTCCAAAACAATACAAAACATCATTTTAAACACTTGTTAATTATTCTTTTCCGCtgtttaaatttatacattttcagtTTAAACGATAATTTTCTACCAAGTACTAACTTCTTATTACCTTCGTGACATATTCTACAATATGTCGAAGTTGAATTTTGCTTATCGGACGACATTGTTCGCCTGTAAGAACCACACGATAACGGCGATGAGAAGACAACGGACGTCGTCTCTTCGAATACGTCACTGCAGTCGGTTTTACTGCCACGGGTCTCCATCGGGCATTCGGTATTACTATCAAATCTTTACCATGTTACAGCACATCTCGTTATCGCTATGATCACTCTAAGGAGCCAATCAACGGTATTCCGTGAACTGCTGccgagtatgtatgtacatacctcgTGACAGGAATCACATGTATACGATTTCTCATTTCGTTGCTACTCGTCTGTTCTATTGTTCGGCTATTAGTGCGACACGAAATTTCTGTTATGTTCCAGGTTACTTGTACCATTTCTTATAGAATAAATAAACCCATGAGTACATTACATAAACGTGAGAAAGACACATCATGCCTAATCTATCGTCAACATGCACATAATAGTACTTAATTCCAAGGTTTTTGAttattcagtgaaaaaatgCAGTCTTCTAAGTGTCATTGacacaaatatttttgtattgaaaCGAATCGTTAGATATCTATTTCGTTCAATGGCCCACAGCTCATAGGTCTCCTTCGATGCTTCACAATCAGTAAACACGGATAAGTGACTTGTGATGACGAATTAGGCGCCTGATATGCTGCAATCCGCAAAGCATGCAAGTAGTGCTTGAATCAACGAAGTAGGCGTAATGGTGACTACTTACTCAAGTTAAcctcaaaaaacgaaaaacattcTGTTGTGTTTACAAAAGAATGGAAGGATGTCGCGGGCGTGTTTGAACTCCAAATGATCGAAGAAATGAGTAAATGAACTGTATCATACAAGATCATTATCGCAATGAGTATGAAAAGTGATTATAGTGACGAGGAGCGTTTCGAAGATGATACCGACAGCGATTTTAACGCTGGTGATTACGACGAGGAGGGTGACAGTGATGATTCGATTGAACCAAGCCGAGCACGTGCAGCAGGAAGAGTTAGTATACGTTTCGATCATATTAATTAATGAAATGTACAATATTGAATCCCGTTTCTTTTTTGGTCGAAATCAGCCAAAAGAATACGACGAAGCTGAAGATGACCCAAACAAGAAGGAATATGTTGGACCCGTTCTTCCAGGGGGCCACAGATTcgatagaaaatttatatgcATCAAGTACCCAGGCAATGTGGTCAATCCAGATAAAGCTATCGAGACTCTGGGTGGATTAGCATCTATCTCAACGGTGCGTAACCAGCTGTACGTATTTACTTTGCCTAGGAGGAATtggaattataatttatttaccttgGGAAAAGTCACCTATGGCAGCATGAAAAGTTAACATAGTAACACATATACATAGAGGAGAAGATATCTAAGGAAAGAATAGGAAaccaatattaattgatttcttaatttgATTTCAGGCTGTCGATACTCACAATCGGAGACTCGAGCTTAGGTTCAGGCCGGATGATGGTTACCGCAAACCAGCTTGCGGTGACCGGCATTCGACTACTGGGTTTTTGCTGAGAATcagagtgaagaaaaaacag
Proteins encoded:
- the LOC124405097 gene encoding E3 ubiquitin-protein ligase MARCHF3-like isoform X1; translation: METRGSKTDCSDVFEETTSVVFSSPLSCGSYRRTMSSDKQNSTSTYCRICHEGDDSLEELVDPCKCSGSVGLVHASCLEKWLSTSNTDRCEICKYVFTIEKKKKPISESACQWWRSKSVNGPRGIGGDAICLAILTPLCFIATYLCAIGASAYSRLGYWEGTGLAILCSLLVITYCIWLTITIRYHYKIWRRWRRQNQDVVLLVKHKTNSPDRNDTAQSALEQKSPRHRQDRNNNRGMPERPMPRFIFNVPFNHNEDPTFTVHQQTSFV
- the LOC124405097 gene encoding E3 ubiquitin-protein ligase MARCHF3-like isoform X2, giving the protein METRGSKTDCSDVFEETTSVVFSSPLSCGSYRRTMSSDKQNSTSTYCRICHEDDSLEELVDPCKCSGSVGLVHASCLEKWLSTSNTDRCEICKYVFTIEKKKKPISESACQWWRSKSVNGPRGIGGDAICLAILTPLCFIATYLCAIGASAYSRLGYWEGTGLAILCSLLVITYCIWLTITIRYHYKIWRRWRRQNQDVVLLVKHKTNSPDRNDTAQSALEQKSPRHRQDRNNNRGMPERPMPRFIFNVPFNHNEDPTFTVHQQTSFV